In a single window of the Halobaculum lipolyticum genome:
- a CDS encoding succinylglutamate desuccinylase/aspartoacylase domain-containing protein, with product MRIHQLGDGVPEVAVVAGIHGDEPCGPRAVERLLAEAPDVDRPVKLVVANEAALDAGVRYLDEDLNRAFPGDANGDTRESRLAHRLLGELEGCTVLALHSTQSTAEPFAVAERVDEIVRAIVPHLPVTKLLETEGLAEGRLIQHPHTVEVECGLQGSDEAATNAYRLVRGFLAATNALALEEDAGRAADGGTDADAGGDVDVFELVDPVPKPPAEVYEVFAENFVSVSVGERFAAADGEVFTADESFYPVLMSPYGYEDLFGYAADRVGTLDDRPA from the coding sequence ATGCGTATCCACCAGCTCGGCGACGGCGTCCCCGAGGTGGCCGTCGTGGCCGGGATCCACGGGGACGAGCCGTGCGGTCCCCGCGCGGTCGAGCGGCTCCTCGCGGAGGCGCCCGACGTCGACCGGCCGGTGAAGCTCGTCGTCGCCAACGAGGCGGCGCTCGACGCCGGCGTTCGCTACCTCGACGAGGACCTGAACCGGGCGTTCCCCGGCGACGCCAACGGCGACACCCGGGAGTCGCGACTCGCGCACCGACTGCTCGGCGAGTTGGAGGGCTGTACGGTGCTGGCGCTCCACTCCACGCAGTCGACGGCCGAGCCGTTCGCGGTCGCCGAGCGCGTCGACGAGATCGTGCGCGCGATCGTCCCGCACCTCCCGGTGACGAAGCTGTTGGAGACGGAGGGACTCGCGGAGGGGCGACTCATCCAACACCCGCACACCGTCGAGGTCGAGTGCGGACTCCAAGGGAGCGACGAGGCCGCGACGAACGCCTACCGGCTCGTCCGGGGGTTCCTCGCGGCGACCAACGCGCTCGCGCTCGAGGAGGACGCCGGCCGCGCCGCCGACGGGGGCACCGACGCCGACGCCGGCGGCGACGTCGACGTGTTCGAGTTGGTCGACCCGGTGCCCAAGCCGCCGGCCGAGGTGTACGAGGTGTTCGCGGAGAACTTCGTGTCGGTGTCGGTCGGCGAACGCTTCGCCGCGGCCGACGGCGAGGTGTTCACCGCCGACGAGTCGTTCTACCCGGTGTTGATGTCGCCGTACGGGTACGAGGACCTGTTCGGCTACGCCGCCGACCGCGTCGGCACGCTCGACGACCGGCCCGCCTGA
- a CDS encoding M20/M25/M40 family metallo-hydrolase, whose amino-acid sequence METERREFLDDLLTTPSPSGFETDGQRVWTAYVRAFADEVTTDAYGNAVAVHEGDGDGPEVAFAGHADEIGFMVRRITDDGFLRLTRVGGSDRTVSKGQHVTVHAADGPVHGVIGQTAIHLRDRSEDAVEDVTEQFVDVGASDEADARDLVEVGDPVTFASTVHDLHGSRLSARGMDNRVGMWAAAEGLRRAVEADVDATVYAVSTVQEEIGLNGAEMIGFDLDPDVAVAVDVTHATDNPDVNGDAKGPVEVGAGPVVARGSTNHPTVVDLARTAAEESDIDYQLQAAGIRTGTDADAFFTSRGGIPALNVGIPNRYMHTPVEVVDTADLVAVAELFGAMAERAPAFAPFAVDV is encoded by the coding sequence ATGGAGACGGAGCGACGCGAGTTCCTCGACGACCTGCTCACTACCCCCTCGCCCTCGGGGTTCGAGACCGACGGCCAGCGCGTCTGGACCGCGTACGTCCGGGCGTTCGCCGACGAGGTGACGACCGACGCGTACGGCAACGCCGTCGCCGTCCACGAGGGAGACGGCGACGGTCCCGAGGTCGCCTTCGCCGGCCACGCCGACGAGATCGGGTTCATGGTCCGGCGGATCACCGACGACGGCTTCCTCCGGCTCACGCGCGTCGGCGGCTCCGACCGAACCGTCTCGAAGGGCCAGCACGTGACGGTCCACGCGGCGGACGGTCCCGTCCACGGCGTGATCGGGCAGACGGCGATCCACCTCCGCGACCGGAGCGAGGACGCCGTCGAGGACGTGACCGAGCAGTTCGTCGACGTCGGCGCGAGCGACGAGGCCGACGCGCGCGACCTCGTCGAGGTCGGCGACCCGGTGACGTTCGCCTCGACGGTCCACGACCTCCACGGGAGCCGACTGTCGGCCCGCGGGATGGACAACCGCGTCGGGATGTGGGCGGCCGCCGAGGGACTACGCCGGGCGGTCGAAGCGGACGTCGACGCGACGGTGTACGCGGTGTCGACCGTCCAAGAGGAGATCGGACTCAACGGCGCCGAGATGATCGGCTTCGACCTCGACCCGGACGTCGCGGTCGCCGTCGACGTCACCCACGCGACGGACAACCCCGACGTGAACGGCGACGCCAAGGGGCCGGTCGAGGTGGGCGCCGGGCCGGTCGTCGCGCGCGGCTCGACGAACCACCCGACGGTCGTCGACCTCGCGCGGACGGCCGCCGAGGAGTCGGACATCGACTACCAGCTACAGGCCGCGGGGATCCGCACCGGGACCGACGCCGACGCGTTCTTCACGAGCCGTGGCGGGATCCCCGCGCTCAACGTCGGCATCCCGAACCGCTACATGCACACGCCGGTCGAGGTGGTCGACACCGCCGACCTCGTCGCGGTCGCGGAGCTGTTCGGCGCGATGGCCGAGCGCGCGCCGGCGTTCGCGCCGTTCGCGGTCGACGTCTGA
- the trmB gene encoding HTH-type sugar sensing transcriptional regulator TrmB, with translation MTDDLRTTMERVGERFNLGEYEIDAYLAVLEHGELTASEIAGETDIPQPRVYDTVRSLSDRGLVELRESRPMKIVAVDPDEAFGDIRSSLSEMVDELEARYTAPTRDTEAVSLVKSRSTILRYLEEVIESAEYELAVSLTPDLLRRFREPLERRIEEGVAVELLVTPASRAPSAAEFDYEAVATEARGRRGITTPVIAVADGEYSVYATQDALRDDRDRYGVIFNRSALGFLVSGFFGTVLWSTAETIAADGESRPFPRTYASIRRAVKDIHEVGGEFGAVITGRDVETGNEIRVEGPVVDYEYDASEQVASFTVADDDGGRVTVGGLVAAFEDVEGQEIELDRR, from the coding sequence ATGACCGACGACCTCAGGACGACGATGGAGCGGGTCGGCGAGCGGTTCAACCTCGGCGAGTACGAGATCGACGCCTACCTCGCGGTGTTAGAGCACGGGGAACTGACGGCATCGGAGATCGCCGGCGAGACGGACATCCCGCAGCCGCGCGTGTACGACACGGTGCGCAGTCTGTCGGACCGCGGGCTGGTGGAGCTTCGCGAGTCGCGGCCGATGAAGATCGTCGCCGTCGACCCCGACGAGGCGTTCGGCGACATCCGCTCGTCGCTGTCGGAGATGGTCGACGAGTTGGAGGCGCGCTACACGGCGCCGACGCGCGACACGGAGGCGGTGTCGCTCGTGAAGTCGCGCTCGACGATCCTCCGCTACCTCGAGGAGGTCATCGAGTCCGCCGAGTACGAGTTGGCGGTCTCGCTGACGCCGGACCTGCTGCGCCGGTTCCGCGAGCCGCTGGAGCGACGCATCGAGGAGGGCGTCGCGGTGGAGTTGCTCGTCACGCCCGCCTCGCGCGCCCCCTCGGCGGCCGAGTTCGACTACGAGGCGGTCGCGACCGAGGCCCGCGGCCGCCGCGGGATCACGACGCCCGTCATCGCGGTCGCCGACGGCGAGTACTCGGTGTACGCGACGCAGGACGCCCTCCGCGACGACCGCGACCGCTACGGCGTCATCTTCAACCGCTCGGCGCTGGGCTTTCTCGTCTCGGGCTTCTTCGGCACCGTGCTGTGGTCGACCGCCGAGACGATCGCCGCCGACGGCGAGAGCCGCCCGTTCCCGCGGACGTACGCCTCGATCCGGCGCGCGGTGAAGGACATCCACGAGGTCGGCGGCGAGTTCGGCGCCGTCATCACGGGCCGGGACGTGGAGACGGGCAACGAGATCCGGGTCGAGGGGCCCGTCGTCGACTACGAGTACGACGCCTCCGAGCAGGTCGCCTCCTTCACCGTCGCCGACGACGACGGCGGCCGAGTCACCGTCGGCGGGCTGGTCGCCGCCTTCGAGGACGTCGAGGGGCAAGAGATCGAACTCGACCGTCGCTGA
- a CDS encoding proteasome assembly chaperone family protein codes for MSAPGATPSFHVATDTEPSKTVIAGFSQFGLAGLTAVDYLVNHLELTQTGHIRADGLPTITPFENGRPRHPTRLFSRPDLDVTVLVGELFVPGTLAEPFSRAVLDWTETAGVEEVAVLSGVPFAHGPDEHRAFFVASDDYRAEHFPGIDAPAAGADGDGADGADAGAHPEAEVAAEAAPTVQPMANGFLDGTNAALMARAMESALEVAVYVTPVHAQVPDVDAAVRLVETVDRVYDLGVDTAPLQSFADEVGEYYRSLAQRLEDHGEEEQPPDRMYM; via the coding sequence ATGAGCGCACCCGGTGCCACTCCCAGCTTTCACGTCGCGACGGACACGGAGCCGTCGAAGACCGTCATCGCGGGGTTCTCGCAGTTCGGTCTCGCGGGCCTGACGGCCGTCGACTACCTCGTGAACCACTTGGAACTGACACAGACGGGCCACATCCGCGCGGACGGCTTGCCGACGATCACGCCGTTCGAGAACGGCCGCCCGCGCCACCCGACGCGGCTGTTCTCCCGGCCGGACCTGGACGTGACCGTCCTCGTCGGCGAACTGTTCGTCCCCGGGACGCTCGCGGAGCCGTTCTCGCGTGCCGTCCTCGACTGGACGGAGACCGCCGGCGTCGAGGAGGTCGCCGTGTTGTCGGGGGTGCCGTTCGCGCACGGGCCCGACGAACACCGCGCGTTCTTCGTCGCCAGCGACGACTACCGCGCAGAGCACTTCCCGGGCATCGACGCGCCGGCCGCGGGCGCCGACGGCGACGGAGCGGACGGAGCAGACGCCGGCGCCCACCCGGAGGCGGAGGTGGCGGCGGAGGCGGCGCCGACGGTCCAGCCGATGGCGAACGGCTTCCTCGACGGCACCAACGCCGCGTTGATGGCGCGGGCGATGGAGTCGGCGCTGGAGGTCGCGGTGTACGTCACGCCCGTCCACGCACAGGTGCCCGACGTCGACGCGGCCGTCCGACTGGTGGAGACGGTCGACCGCGTGTACGACCTCGGCGTCGACACCGCCCCGCTGCAGTCGTTCGCCGACGAGGTCGGCGAGTACTACCGCAGCCTCGCTCAGCGACTGGAGGACCACGGCGAGGAGGAGCAGCCGCCCGACCGGATGTACATGTAG
- a CDS encoding mechanosensitive ion channel family protein codes for MQTGTATANGTTTPAPTPSVGGNGVLAGIASTYNDLLGVPGVSVAVILLFVVAGAVAATYAVRLLGRPVAKRFARESVAQVVLRGVRAGIVLVFGFAGLNAAGIELGNIVLSVGVFSAVVGIILAPIVGSVISGVFVLADQPFEIGDMVELPDGTRGFVEEITLRYTKVFTVDNTFEVIPNSYIRDHRVTNLSAEDERTRLRLPILVTYESDIDRARSLVERAAASCETVIEGGPDIRIGVARYPAKPTCYIDSFGDHGVEIVLRYWAKNPYKPLTVRSQVQTAVWGILQDDPDIEVEFAYPHSHLVFDDTSGVAQVAMRDDAAGTAARDAAGSPVVGRDGEE; via the coding sequence ATGCAGACGGGGACGGCCACCGCGAACGGGACGACGACGCCCGCGCCGACCCCGTCGGTCGGCGGGAACGGCGTCCTCGCCGGGATCGCGAGCACGTACAACGACCTGCTCGGGGTCCCGGGGGTCAGTGTCGCCGTCATCCTCCTGTTCGTCGTCGCCGGCGCGGTGGCCGCCACCTACGCCGTCCGGCTGCTGGGCCGTCCGGTCGCGAAGCGGTTCGCGCGCGAGTCCGTCGCGCAGGTGGTGTTGCGCGGCGTCCGCGCCGGGATCGTCCTCGTGTTCGGGTTCGCCGGACTCAACGCGGCCGGCATCGAACTGGGGAACATCGTCCTCTCGGTCGGCGTGTTCTCGGCCGTGGTGGGTATCATCCTGGCGCCGATCGTCGGCTCGGTGATCAGCGGCGTGTTCGTCCTCGCGGACCAGCCGTTCGAGATCGGCGACATGGTCGAACTGCCGGACGGTACCCGCGGGTTCGTCGAGGAGATCACCCTCCGCTACACCAAGGTGTTCACCGTGGACAACACGTTCGAGGTGATCCCGAACTCCTACATCCGCGACCACCGCGTGACGAACCTCTCGGCGGAGGACGAGCGCACCCGCCTCCGGCTCCCGATCCTCGTCACCTACGAGTCGGACATCGACCGCGCCCGATCGCTCGTCGAGCGGGCGGCCGCCTCCTGCGAGACGGTCATCGAGGGCGGCCCGGACATCCGGATCGGCGTCGCGCGCTACCCCGCCAAGCCGACGTGTTACATCGACAGCTTCGGCGACCACGGCGTCGAGATCGTGTTGCGCTACTGGGCGAAGAACCCGTACAAGCCGCTGACGGTTCGCTCGCAGGTGCAGACCGCCGTCTGGGGTATCTTGCAGGACGACCCCGACATCGAGGTCGAGTTCGCCTACCCCCACAGCCACCTCGTGTTCGACGACACCAGCGGCGTCGCGCAGGTCGCGATGCGCGACGACGCCGCCGGGACCGCCGCCCGCGACGCGGCCGGCTCGCCCGTGGTCGGCCGCGACGGGGAGGAGTGA
- a CDS encoding dodecin — MVYKKITLIGRSTESFDAATDDAIDRAEETLDDVHWVEVTEFGVEVASVEGREYQAEVEVAFELQE; from the coding sequence ATGGTCTACAAGAAGATCACGCTGATCGGCCGCAGCACCGAGAGCTTCGACGCGGCGACCGACGACGCCATCGACCGCGCGGAGGAGACCCTCGACGACGTCCACTGGGTCGAAGTGACGGAGTTCGGGGTCGAGGTGGCGTCCGTCGAGGGGCGCGAGTACCAGGCGGAAGTCGAGGTCGCCTTCGAACTGCAGGAGTAA